DNA from Triplophysa dalaica isolate WHDGS20190420 chromosome 21, ASM1584641v1, whole genome shotgun sequence:
tctacCGCCATACGCAGTACGTTTTGCTAGCCCTGTCAGCCAACTGGCAAGTGTTTATTTGGGTTGAGATCTGAGGTCCTTGTACACGTTGTGTCAATGGGGGCAGTGCTGAGTGTTTAGTACTTAAGTATATATAGTAGAGCTTTTTAATGTAAAGTGCTACAGTGGGCCTTTGATGGATTTACTCTAATGCCTGCCTGCGAATGTCCCACCCAGTGAATAACTCCTGTCTAAGGTTTAGTCTCGCACAGGTAATGCCTCCCCAGATGCTCTGACATACCTGCATGACGTTTCTAAATTCTTCACAGTTACTCAaacgttttgtgtttttacGGTTCTGTAAGGTTTCTTTGGACTTTGGTAACTAAACTAACGTCATTCCAGGCATGTGCAAAAAGTTCCAACTTCATAACTGTCGGTTAGTTAATAGGTTTTCTTCACATGAATCAATTCACTTTACTTTCACAGATCAAAAGGACAGTATGGCCGCCACTGTCGCAGTCAGCCCAAGTGAATATCTTCAGCCCTCCAACAACACTTCTCAAGTAAGATCCTTTTGATCCTTCTAGAGGAGTATGAATTTGAAAGTTTAAGCTATGCTAAAATCTACTTTTTTGTCATGTCATAGTATTATGTGGCGTGTTCTGGTATACTCGCATTCAGTGTGTATAATGATCTATagtatataacaaatattgtgTACCTAcctgttattttttgcaatatatCCGAAAATGAACTTCGACATTgagaaaaatatgtttctaaTAATTGTAGGATTCTCAGCCCTCCCCACTGGCTCTTCTGGCAGCTACTTGCAGTAAAATTGGGCCCCCCGCTGCTCAAGCCCCCGTCAGCACACCACCGGCTCAGCCAACCACACGCCGTCTGCACCCCATCAAGCCCGCCCCTATTGCTCCGGCTCCACCCAAAAACCTTGGGTTCCTCTCTGCAAAAGGGAATGTTATCCAGCTGCCTGCAGGCCTTGGGTCCTCAGGAGCCAGCCCCATTGTTTTTACTATTCAAAGTCCTTCACGTCCAGCAGGCACATCCACTGCCAACATCCAGTACCAAATGATCCCTCAGTTCCAGGGGTCTCAGACCATTCAGATGGTGCCTCAGGGAGGACAGATCCAGATCATCCCCGGAACCAACCAGGCTATTATTACGTCACCTATGACCGTTCAGGCTTCCACACCTGCCCCGCCACCTTTGGCACCAGCACCGGTTCCCCAGCAGAAGACTGTAGCGATCAAGCCATCCTCGCAAAAGCGTCGGCAAAATAATGCCAATATAAATACCAACGTTGTACGACTTCCTAGCGGACTCACGCTGCCGCTCAATGTTGCCACGAGTGATGTGGGAGGAGCTCATGTTGTTACAGAGACTGCAGCGGCACCAGTGAAGGGCAAGAGGGGGAGGAAGAGACAATTGGCTGTGGCCCCGCCCACCCATGTCCCTCAACCAGCATCGCCGTCACCTGTGGCTGAGCAGGTTGAAGCGTTGGTAATAGAGACCACAGCTGACAATATAATTCAGGTAAGAGCGTTTTTGATATAATTCTGctgctttttctttttaaaaccttGAGTCTACCAGTATAACAGTATAGGATCAAATTTCTTACACTGCGAGTTGCTGGAGTACTGGATATcttaaaaaacaccaaattcGATCAGACTTGATTGCTTTAAAgtggtcatatgacacggcttaaacaaatattattgttgttttagatgtaatgcaatgtttatacacgatataaggttaaaaaacgctgtattttatacagtataccGTGCATGTAGTTTTACTGTGCAGATTTCTTACAAAGCGTGCTGTGTGGTATGATTAGCCAGTTGCAAAGTGATAGGTCGAATACTGAAAGCGTGTgaaggaaatgtaacgcctcttaacataattggaacatcaggttctaaaGCAATTGTAATGACAgctacgcccaccttacttgtgtatatatttgggcggtcttagtcaaaccATACCACGGaatgatgtagatttgtgggggtgtggttacaagaggtgtttcaggcagttatgggtgagcatttgcttttaggtAAAATGCATcgtttgttccgacactttcatttttgcaattgtatgtgtctaatacatgcatgtgcaacttataacacaccaaagacacagaaaaacacgtattcgcaccatatgacccctttaagtaacGAAGTGCAGTTGCTGCACTCTGTGTTAAATGTGTACATCAAAACGGCTGCTGCCGTTGAAACGGTTCTGGGTATGTTataagcacaaaagaagatcaaaaTCATATCAGTCTTAATTTTTTACCAAGAACCATCTGTTCTCTATTAGTTTCAAATCCTGTATGCAGTAAGAGTGAAACTCGCAAAACTTACCACAAACTCAAAAGAAAGAATTGAGAaatgatgacgatgatgatgatgttgtttATAGAAGTAGTCTTTTTTTTAACCTACATTAAGAACATTATCTATTTTCTGGCATATATTTGTGTTAGATAATAGGTAGTTCTATTTGTTAATTCTCTATTTTGCCAACATTTCTGGTTTCAGGCAGGGAACAATCTCCTGATCGTACAGAGTCCAGGAGGGAATCAGCCTGCTATGGTGCAGCAGGTTCAGTATGTTCAGCAGAAATCGGATCAACAGGTTGTTCAGATTCCTTCACAGGCTCTAAAAGTGGTACAGGCTGCTTCTGCAACACTTCCCCCTGTACCACATAAACCCACCGTCACACCCAGTATGCATATGTCCTCCCAAGAACCCACACAGGTACTAATGAAACCCTAAATTTATTCATGCTGGCAGTGGCAGAGTGTTAATCAATAACCTGGGATTCATTTCTGTTGATCTGTATCTCTTCTAGGTGCTAATTAAAACAGCCTCGGGTGAGTGGCAGGCTGTACAGATCCAGGAGACGACGGTTACCACGCCGACCACACCCACCAGCAACCCCATACCTGCAGTGGTCTCGAAGAAGGCTCAAACAGGGACACGGAAAGAGAGAATGCTCCCTAAGATTGCCCCGGCTGGAGGAGGTCTTATAACATTGAATGCAGCTCAGCTAGCTTCTGCTGCTCAGGCTGTTCAGACCATTAATATTAATGGTGTCCAGGTGCAGGGTGTTCCTGTGACTATCACCAACGCTGGGGGTAAGTGAGTTTTACATGCAGTGAACCAATCAGAAGAATTTAGAGGAGGGGTCTTCTAGGAGATCTTCGGTTAACAGTAGCAAGTTGGCATGATAACTGTTGTATTTGATGGCAAAATGGCAGAGGAGGCGTTCTTGgctgcacttaaaaaaaacagtgtcTCGCGTTTTTACATGCAGAGACGCGTTCTGTCTGAATGGACCCTTAAACAATATGTCTTCAAATAAACCCCAAACTATTTAACCTGTCTATTAAAGAAAAAGTCCAACCAACAGTAATGTTATCACTTATGACCCccatgtttttcaaaacctgtatgactctcttttTTCATGGAACAAGTAGGTGCCCGgcatattattacattttatgttatgGGAACAAGCAAAAAAGGATTTTACTCCGATTTGtttgatgaatttattttcttagaaAAATGAAATTAGGCTGTGACATTGAGTGGCTCCAGCTTGTCATAAACGTGTgcattttgtcaatattttgagTCACTCTTGTTAATAGATTTCTTTAAGGCTACATCTCATCTGCGAATacataaaaggatagttcacccaaaaattccaaacctgtatacatttcttttttctggttaacacaaaggaagaatgCCAGGTACCAAACATATCCTATtccctattgactcccatagtatttattatCCCTAATAtgagatgagatctgtttggttactctCATTCTTAAAGTTATCTTCCTTtgagttcagcagaacaaagaaatgtatacaggtttggaacaacctgtgggtgagtaaattatggtGGAATTTTTGTTTCTGAGTGAACTATGCCTTTTATATCATTAGGTAATagccttaaaatgttttaattagtgCAGTTAAGCATTTTAATCCTCACCATAAACTAATGTAAACCCAACTGTAAGAATAAAGCATGCTGTAGTGATTGTTAATGTGCATTTTGattgaatgttttttgtagGCCAGCAGCATCTGACAGTGCAGACAGTTCCAGGTGGTGGTCTACAGCTGGGAAGTGTTCAGACACAAACAATGCAGGTAGAGCCAACACAGACACTCGCACTGGAACTGCAGAGTCAGCCAGGGGAGAAGAAACGGCGCATGGCCTGCACCTGCCCAAACTGCAAAGATGCAGAAAAGAGGTGGGAAAGTCCACCAATACCTTTAGGAATGGACTGGAGTTATTATCATTATCATGGTAATTGTATCATATACTGCATGCGTGTTGTCGAGAAACATTAACATGTGGTCCTTTTGTGCTATAGGCCAGGGGAGGTGGGGAAGAGAAAACACATCTGCCACATTGCAGGCTGTGAAAAGACCTTCCGAAAGACCTCCCTGCTCCGAGCTCATGTCCGTCTTCACACGGGAGAAAGACCCTTCGTGTGCAGCTGGGTTTTTTGCGGAAAACGATTCACACGCAGCGATGAACTGCAGCGACACGCTAGGACACACACGGGTCCGTTAAATGTTCCCACACACAAATTATAACACCTTTGTGGTTATTGTAATGCATCCATGTTTcaatttaagatttatttttatttgtaagagATTTTGAACTTGGTTgccctgttttttttaaagcggtTCATTTTTTGAATACGACGTActcacttgtgtgtgttttgtgtctgttttcagGAGACAAACGATTTGAGTGCAATAAGTGTCAGAAACGTTTCATGCGGAGTGACCACCTCACGAAGCATTACAAAACGCACATCAACACAAAGAACATGTGAAGACTGTGTTTCAAGAACTTTTGGGGATACTAAAGGAAAACTCTCATCCAGGGCTTGAAGGATAGAAGGCCAACCCCACTTCATGTGTACAATGTGGCCCTGGATAGTCACCTGTTCATACCAGCCTTTCAGGCTTGATTACACTCCTGCTGTCCCTTTTAACTCATCCTCATTGTCAGAGGAAGGCTGGCAGGCCCAAAGGTTCAGTAAGACCTAAAGCATTGTCCTCATCTGAGATTCATTAACATGGTTATAAGCAGTTGGAGAGGATGTCTTTTCAGGATGAATTTCACCACCAACAGGCACTTCAGTCAAAAATAGGAGATTCTTCTCTTCCCTAATTAAAAAATTGAcatgttctttttattttaagatatcaTGCCCCCCACATGATGTGTAGCAGCTATTGGACAGGGTTTTCTGGCTTTTATTgtctaaatgtttgttttcatacatacaaacatacgTGTACATACATCAGCACATTTGAATACAAAAGTAATGCTTTGGGCAAACTCTTCACCCCTTCTCCTGGAACTTCTGTTGTTTAATGGCTTATAACAAGTCAGGTTTTAAATGGAAAGCTTAAAAGTTGCTTGGTTGCTAAAAGTTCAGTTGGTTGtccttttaatattttgatgCTTTTTTGCTTTTACATTTCCATGGTTAGACAATCATGTCTTGTGTACAGAGGAGATAAGGTAAATATCAACAGGTGTTAAGATGTTTTCCACCTGTTTATTTACTATACAAAATGAGGCATAAGTTATTAAGAGAAAAACTTATTAAACCAATATCAGTGCACATATgctttgtgtgtctttgtttagAGATTGCTTATGTGTCTTGTAAAATGTAGATAAACAAGAATGTTTTCAGTTGTAAACTCAAAGCAGGAAGGCATTTCCATGGAGTTGAAgatcattaaaatgaaaaccatTGAGAATGTTTTTATCTAATCTTCATTACAGGTACGCCAGCTACAGATTGATCGATTCAATAGTTCTATGTAGTCattccatttgttttttgtcCAAGCTCTCTAAAAAGccttacaaagaaaaatatctgTGCTCATGTATGTTTGTATAGTGTCCGAATTCATACTATTGTGTTTGGAGTGTAAAATGTAGGATAATTGTTACACAAATTTGTATTGGCTGGTGTCGCCAAGCATACGATATGGACTGTGTACAGTGTAAATGAGATGgaaaacaaaattgtatattttcattCCTATAATACGCAAGACTAATAGATTACCCTTTTTATTGACTAAAAGTTGCCTTAGTCTGCAGCACGCCATATTTAAAGAGATTTGTCCTTTTCCAGAGAACTGCATTTGTAGAcctgctttatttttgtgtctaATTTATAAAGTGTTAAGAAATGCCAATTTATGTGCACTGACCAAATTCAGGGTTTTCACTGAGTGGATAATTTAATTACTTGGTTCATGTACCTGCATTTGATTTGACAGAATTAAAGTTCTTTATCCTTGAAATACGTTGCATTTAAAGAGCCCCGGCTTAGAAAATTGGTAGATAAACCTGTGTTTGTATTACTTGTATTAAGGAGCTTAGACCAGAGAACTTGCTATCTTTTTCTACAGTCAGACCACCTCTTCCACTCACCTAATAAAGCGTAACACAAAACAGTCAGCAATtagtgtttctttgtttttgatgtGAACAAATCTAATCATTCTCTTTAAAATAGCGTACCAGTATGGACTTTACCATTTTAAAATTTAGGAATAGTTTAACTATTTGTTGATTGTACagtaaaaccatagtaaacAAAGTTTCaccttcctgtttcagtttattAACACTACAAAACAATTGAACAAACTACGactattcaattttatattcaattttcAAAAGCAGCTAGGAAAAAGCAGTTAggagaaaaatagaaaaacacagaaaagataaaacacagTACAGTGGATGGTGTTTATAgtacaagcaagatcattctaataaagaaatgttaacgTTGACGAGGAACTGCTTCTTAATAAGAGGGAGAGcttattagttgtgatttaggaattagctaacaaaaacatttaaaactacatcaaaatgtaaaataaatatcttgtaggtattcattatatatatgagattaaaaataaaatgaattaattcatGAGTCACAAGGAAGTTTTAGTGGTTTCAGGAGCTTAGTATGCAACataaactttttaaacaaattttaaatatgcaaaaataaaatgtagataatataaaaagtatGAAAGTGGAAAGTTATTCACAGATATATACATAGTAGGTACTGTAGCCtatattataacatttacatttattcatttggaagacgctatataatagaatataaacatgtattttcATAATTATACATAAACCTTAAAGCACACAATAACCGTTGACCAATAACCTTTAAACAATGGTGTTTAAAGGGTGTTAGTTGTATTAAAAATAGTACTTAGTACTTactttactataataaaaaccATGGTTAACTGGGGTAATTTTCCTAGGGTACATTTGCTACCAGTTTTTATGCTTATAAGTTTTTATCGCCGTTTGGACGGGCAACAAACATCCTATTTTTGTGTAACACAAAGGAAAGAAAGGCATTATTCATAGAAATTGTATTTAGGTGACATGCTTCTAAAAGTCTAGTTGACTATCaggggacttttattttaaaacttacaGCCGTCGGGACTCGGAAGTTCTTCGCTTCACAGCTGACGCTGGTTTATCTGATGCCTggagaataaaaacacatttgcagttactAACAGCAGGTACATAACGTTCATATGACTTTACTACTATAAAGTACTTTACTACTAACGTTAAAGCGTTAGCAGCGCTTATTTCTAGACACAATGTCTCATGTTAGTATCAgaagtatttacatttacaaacaccTGCAGAAACAATGTTTCTCTCCATATagcttgaaaataaaaaaatgtaagaatattCCTACTTAACCTAAGACATGTCAGACATTGGTTGTGTCGCCAAAACATATTGGCAGTGTAAGTTCTATCTAAACCATCGCCTTATACAAACCTTGACAATCGTGTTTGCCTCAGGGCTGCCGTTCAGTCCTCAGATGTTCACAGAAGGTCATGGGACAAAGCACAGGTGGATATGGACCTGCTGAGCTCATATCAGAGCTGTGTCACACTGATGTGAACAGTCCATTACCTGTGTGGCAGAATGGGACCATCAGTCCCTGTCTGAACCAGCTGCTGTTTGGGTCACTCTCACATGCTGTTATTGCAGTCATCTGTGCCTGTTACATAAATGTGCCCAGGTAcctgtaaaattatataatCCACGCtgttataaacatatttttttatattattttatataacttttGTCTTATTTCCCACAGACTTAGCCATATTGCATCCTCACTTCCCATCGGCTGGGGCTTCAGGTCTGCATCCGCCCTCCTGTTGGCTCTTCTTTTTGTAGCAGACTTGGTCCTTGTTTTTGAGCTCCAAGCCCCAGACAAATACCTTGACGTATTAGCTGATGGATGTGGCGTGTTGGCCTGGTTGGTCCATTTCGGTGCACTTTTGGCCTTTCAAAGATCAATTTACAGAAGAACTCGAGGCCCAGCTGCTCTTCCTGTACTTGTTGTTCTTTCAATCCCTAACCTCGCATTCACCCTCGCTGTTTATATCCAAGAACACGTTTACTTTGATATCTCGAAGCCTCTGCAGGTTGTCCGGTTAGCTTTGACTGTAACCAGGGCTGTTCTGGTTCTAGTCTACCTGCTTGCCTATACCTTCCCCTGTTACAGAACTCAAAGGGACGTCTTCTCCTGTAATGCGGAGGATGTGACTCCTTTGATTGTCTCTGAGGAGGATGAAAGCGTGACTGTAGCAGAAGACGGATGCAGCTGGCTGTCCAGGTTACTGTATCTGTGGCTGAATCCCTTGCTTAGGCGAGGCAAACGTGGAGAGCTGGAGAGGCCGTCGGACGTCTTTCAGCTGCCACATCGATTACGTACCAAAGCAGTCGTTATACGATTCCAACAATGCTGGCAGAAGTgtctaaaaaaatctaaaggttCAGAAAGATCTGCGAAGTGGGATCGGCATCTAAGAGGGAACCTACAAGACAACTCCTGGAGTGATGCTCAGCCGGAAGGAGCACCTGAAGGAGAGGGACAACAGGAAGTCAGGCTGTTTCAAGTGTTACACAAGGCTTTCGGTCTGCGTTACTACCTCTTGGGTGTGTTGAAGTTGGTGGCCAGTATGCTGTCTTTTGCAGGACCCCTGCTTTTAAGTGCACTAGTGGGTTTTATGGAGAAAGAAGGAGCACCAGTGAGCCAGGGCATGTGGTGCACTGTTGGACTTTTTGCCAGTACGTTTGTTGCTGCTGTCTTGAGAAACATCTTTGTTTATGAAGTCTCAAAGGTTGCACTGGAGGCTCGGGCCGCCGTGATATCCGTCATATACAGTAAAACTCTGAAGGTCAGTGCATCCGCTCTGGCACGCTTCAACATGGGTGAGGTGGTCAACTTCATGAGCACTGACACAGACCGTCTGGTGAATTTCTTCAACAGTTTCCACGAGGTTTGGAGTCTTCCCTTCCAGTTTGTCCTCGCACTTTACCTGCTTTACCTTCAGGTTGGCGTGGCCTTTTTGGGAGGGGTGGGTGTTGCCCTGCTGCTTGTGCCCTTGAATAAAGTCTTGGCTTCCCGGATTTTGGAAAACAACAAACGAATGTTGGTGCACAAGGATGGAAGAGTGAAGGTGTGTCTTTCGCATCTGTTCATTTCCATTTTCGATtccattttatgatttttaaagtGAACATGAAATCAATATTGATTGTTTGCTTTCTTAAAAACAGTCCGTGTGATAATGGACTGTTAacaatgttaaagggatacttcacctaaaaatgaaaattctgtcatcatttactcacctcagagttgttccaaatcaagtctttgttatgatgaacacattgaaagatatttagaagaatgcttattaccaaacagatcttgacccccattgactcccatagtaagaaaaaatattttatcagtTTTCATGTTCTGTTTAAGtcaatttgaagaatgtaggacagcaaacagttctggggaactttggactaccattgtatattttcctactattgAAGTCCAAATCTGTCtgcttataagcattcttccaaatatctttcactgtgattatacagatttggaacgacatgaagttgtgtaaatgatgacagaatttttgggaagtatccctttaaccaaCTGTCAAACAACTGAAGCTTCTTGTTTTTATTCTAAGCTCATGACAGAGATTCTTTTCGGGATTCGGGTCCTGAAGTACTACAGCTGGGAGGAGCATTTCTCTCAGAAGATTGCTGAGGCTCGCAAACAAGAGCTACACCATCTGAAAATGCTGAAGTACCtggatgctgtgtgtgtgtacacatggGCTGCTTTACCTGTGGTCGTCTCTATACTCACCTTCGTCACATACGTCCTGCTGGGAAACAGTCTTACAGCTGCAAAGGTGTGTAGCTCCCTTCAGTTAAACATTTCAGATTAAagtgatagctcacccaaaaataaaaat
Protein-coding regions in this window:
- the sp2 gene encoding transcription factor Sp2 isoform X2 translates to MAATVAVSPSEYLQPSNNTSQDSQPSPLALLAATCSKIGPPAAQAPVSTPPAQPTTRRLHPIKPAPIAPAPPKNLGFLSAKGNVIQLPAGLGSSGASPIVFTIQSPSRPAGTSTANIQYQMIPQFQGSQTIQMVPQGGQIQIIPGTNQAIITSPMTVQASTPAPPPLAPAPVPQQKTVAIKPSSQKRRQNNANINTNVVRLPSGLTLPLNVATSDVGGAHVVTETAAAPVKGKRGRKRQLAVAPPTHVPQPASPSPVAEQVEALVIETTADNIIQAGNNLLIVQSPGGNQPAMVQQVQYVQQKSDQQVVQIPSQALKVVQAASATLPPVPHKPTVTPSMHMSSQEPTQVLIKTASGEWQAVQIQETTVTTPTTPTSNPIPAVVSKKAQTGTRKERMLPKIAPAGGGLITLNAAQLASAAQAVQTININGVQVQGVPVTITNAGGQQHLTVQTVPGGGLQLGSVQTQTMQVEPTQTLALELQSQPGEKKRRMACTCPNCKDAEKRPGEVGKRKHICHIAGCEKTFRKTSLLRAHVRLHTGERPFVCSWVFCGKRFTRSDELQRHARTHTGDKRFECNKCQKRFMRSDHLTKHYKTHINTKNM
- the sp2 gene encoding transcription factor Sp2 isoform X1, producing MSDQKDSMAATVAVSPSEYLQPSNNTSQDSQPSPLALLAATCSKIGPPAAQAPVSTPPAQPTTRRLHPIKPAPIAPAPPKNLGFLSAKGNVIQLPAGLGSSGASPIVFTIQSPSRPAGTSTANIQYQMIPQFQGSQTIQMVPQGGQIQIIPGTNQAIITSPMTVQASTPAPPPLAPAPVPQQKTVAIKPSSQKRRQNNANINTNVVRLPSGLTLPLNVATSDVGGAHVVTETAAAPVKGKRGRKRQLAVAPPTHVPQPASPSPVAEQVEALVIETTADNIIQAGNNLLIVQSPGGNQPAMVQQVQYVQQKSDQQVVQIPSQALKVVQAASATLPPVPHKPTVTPSMHMSSQEPTQVLIKTASGEWQAVQIQETTVTTPTTPTSNPIPAVVSKKAQTGTRKERMLPKIAPAGGGLITLNAAQLASAAQAVQTININGVQVQGVPVTITNAGGQQHLTVQTVPGGGLQLGSVQTQTMQVEPTQTLALELQSQPGEKKRRMACTCPNCKDAEKRPGEVGKRKHICHIAGCEKTFRKTSLLRAHVRLHTGERPFVCSWVFCGKRFTRSDELQRHARTHTGDKRFECNKCQKRFMRSDHLTKHYKTHINTKNM